One Trichosurus vulpecula isolate mTriVul1 chromosome 7, mTriVul1.pri, whole genome shotgun sequence genomic region harbors:
- the LOC118857966 gene encoding olfactory receptor 2H2-like, translated as MSRIYNVSSRGYFILLGFSDQPQLENVLFWVVLIFYCLNIVGNMTIILISSLEPRLHTPMYFFLSNLSLLELCFTTSCVPQMLVNLWGPEKTISYVGCAIQLYVFLWLGATECVLLVIMAVDRSVAICRPLHYISIMRPRLCLQLVILAWGSGLIQSMIQIPSTLHLPFCLHHRVDDFVCEVPAMIHLSCGDTTYNEIQLSISSIILLVVPLTIILISYVAITKAILKVKSTAGQRKAIAICGSHLLVVSLFYCTVTAVYLQPKSQYSHKQGKFFTLFYTVVTPTLNPLIYTLRNKEVKIALRQLGKRNCISWEICRR; from the coding sequence ATGAGCAGAATATACAATGTCAGTTCCAGAGGATATTTCATCTTGTTGGGTTTCTCTGACCAGCCTCAGCTGGAGAATGTACTGTTTTGGGTTGTGCTGATTTTTTATTGCTTAAACATTGTGGGTAACATGACCATCATCTTGATTTCCTCTCTGGAGCCTAGACTCCATACTcccatgtatttcttcctctccAATCTTTCCCTACTAGAGCTCTGTTTCACCACCAGCTGTGTTCCTCAGATGTTGGTCAATCTCTGGGGGCCAGAGAAGACAATCAGTTACGTTGGTTGTGCCATTCAACTGTATGTTTTCTTGTGGCTTGGAGCCACTGAGTGTGTTCTACTTGTTATTATGGCTGTGGATCGTTCTGTGGCAATCTGTCGACCACTACATTACATCTCCATCATGCGCCCCCGCCTCTGCCTTCAGCTGGTAATTCTGGCATGGGGAAGTGGCCTGATTCAATCAATGATCCAAATACCATCAACCTTACATTTGCCTTTCTGTCTTCACCACCGAGTGGATGATTTTGTATGTGAGGTACCAGCCATGATTCATTTATCCTGTGGAGACACTACCTATAATGAAATTCAGCTATCTATATCTAGCATCATTCTCCTGGTAGTTCCTTTGACCATCATCTTGATCTCCTATGTTGCCATCACCAAAGCAATCCTGAAGGTGAAGTCTACTGCTGGGCAGAGGAAGGCCATTGCCATTTGTGGCTCCCATCTTCTAGTGGTAtcccttttttattgtactgtcaCAGCTGTCTATCTTCAACCCAAGAGCCAATATAGTCATAAACAGGGAAAGTTTTTTACCCTCTTCTACACTGTAGTCACCCCCACACTCAACCCGCTGATCTATACATTAAGGAATAAGGAAGTAAAGATAGCATTAAGGCAGTTAGGAAAGAGAAACTGCATCTCCTGGGAAATCTGTAGAagatga